CGCCCGCCTTGAGGAGGTCCTCGAAGTCGCCGGTGGCTGCGTTGAAGCCCTCGGCGCCCTTCTTGCCCTCGACCTCGCGGACGATGACCGCACCCTCGAAGCCGGCGTTGTCGGCGATGAGCCGGGCCGGCGCGGCGAGGGCGGTGTGCACGGAGCGCGCACCGGTGGCCTCGTCGCCCTCGAGCTTCTCGGTCACGTCGGCCACGCGGTCGCGGACCCGGAGCAGGGCGGTGCCACCGCCCGGGACCACGCCCTCCTCGATGGCGGCACGGGTCGCCGAGAGGGCGTCCTCGATGCGGTGCTTCTTCTCCTTGAGCTCCACCTCGGTGGCGGCGCCGACCTTCACGACGGCCACACCGCCGGCCAGCTTCGCCAGGCGCTCCTGGAGCTTCTCGCGGTCCCAGTCCGAGTCGGTGTCGTCGATCTCCCGACGGATCTGGGCGATGCGGCCCTTCACGTCGTCCTCGGAGCCGGCGCCCTCGACGATGGTGGTGTCGTCCTTGGTGACGACCACCTTCCGGGCCCGGCCCAGCAGGTCGAGGGTGACGTTGTCGAGCTTGAGCCCGACGGTCTCGGAGATGACCTGGCCGCCGGTGAGGACGGCCATGTCGGCCAGCATCGCCTTGCGGCGCTCGCCGAAGCCGGGGGCCTTGACCGACACGGAGCTGAAGGTGCCGCGGATCTTGTTCACGACCAGGGTCGCCAGGGCCTCGCCCTCGACGTCCTCGGCCACGATCAGCAGCTGCTTGCCGGCCTGCATGACCTTCTCGAGCACGGGCAGGAGGTCCTGGACCGAGCTGATCTTGCCCTCGACGAAGAGCACGTAGGCGTCCTCGAGGACGGCCTCCTGGCGCTCGGCGTCGGTGACGAAGTACGGGGACAGGAAGCCCTTGTCGAACTGCATGCCCTCGGTGAAGTCGAGGTCCATGCCGAAGGTGTTGGACTCCTCGACGGTGACCACGCCGTCCTTGCCCACCTTGTCGATGGCGTCGGCCAGGACCTCGCCGATGGCGGAGTCGTTGTTGGCCGAGATGGTGGCCACCTGGGCGATCTCGGAGCGGTCGTCGATGTCGCGGGAGAGGTCGGCGATGGCCTCGACGGCGGCCTGGACGGCCTTCTCGATGCCCCGCTTGAGGGCCATCGGGTTGGCACCCGCGGCGACGTTGCGGAGGCCCTCCTTCACGAGGGCCTGGGCCAGCACCGTGGCGGTGGTGGTGCCGTCACCGGCGACGTCGTTGGTCTTGGTGGCGACCTCCTTGACGAGCTGGGCCCCCATGTTCTCGTAGGGGTCCTCCAGCTCCACCTCCCGGGCGATGGAGACGCCGTCGTTGGTGATGGTCGGGGCGCCGAACTTCTTCTCCAGCACCACGTTGCGGCCGCGCGGGCCGAGCGTGACCTTCACCGCGTCGGCCAGCTTGTTGACGCCGGCCTCGAGGCCGCGGCGGGCCTCGTCGTCGAACTTGAGGGTCTTGGGCATCAGCTCTCCTACTTGACGATCTTGGCGAGGACGTCGCGGGCGTTGAGGATCAGCACGTCCTCGCCGTCGACGGTGATCTCGGTGCCGCCGTACTTCGAGTAGACGACGGTGTCACCGGTGGCGATGTCGAGGGGGATGAGCTCCCCGCTGTTCTCGGCGCGCCGGCCGGGGCCGACGGCGATGACCTCGCCCTGCTGGGGCTTCTCCTTGGCGGTGTCGGGGATGACCAGCCCGCTGGCGGTGGTCTCCTCGGCGTCACCGGGACGGACGACGATGCGATCGTCGAGCGGCGAAAGGGACATGGTGCCTCCGTTGGTTCTCGTGTCCCCAGGACATGGGGCCGGTTGGCACTCTCTCGTGCCGACTGCCAACCCTACGGCCGCCCGCTGGCACTCGCAAGCCCCGACTGCCAGGTCCGACCGGACCGCGCGGCCCGACCGGCCGGGGGCGGGGCTACGCGTCGGTCGGGTACGGGAAGGCGGTGCCGCCCGGGCTGCGGGCCAGGGTCTGGTAGCGGCGCGCCGCGAACCGCCAGCCATCGGGGGTGCGGGCGTAGCGGTCCCGGTAGAGGCCGAAGGCGCGCGACTCCTCGCCGTCGACGTCGGTGCGCAGCTCGCACATGGCCAGGCGGGCGGTGGCCGCGTCGGTGTCGCCGTCGGGCCACAGCTCCACGTGGCTGGAGAGGATGGCGAAGGAGAAGTGGGCGAAGCGGGCCATGGCCGGCTCGATGAAGGCCACCAGCCCCTCGGCCCCGTCGAGGTCGAACGGCCCCCGGTCGACCAGGTCGAGCCGGATCGGGGCCCCGGGGAGGAAGAGGCCCGTCACCGTGGCCCAGTCCCGCCGGTTGATGGCATCGGCGTAGGCGTGCTGGAGCCGGGTGACGCCCACGTGGTCGACGGCCTCGGCCAGGGCGGCGTCGGAGGGCGGAGGCGGGTGGGCGGCCACGGACCCGACCGTAGGCGGGGGACGGGTCGCGGTGGGAGACTCCGCCCGTGCCGACGGACCCGCCCACCGACACCGTCTGGTCCTGGGTGGCCGAGGAGCGCGTGGCCCTGGCCAGCCGGCTCGACGCCCTCGACGCCGACGCATGGGAGCAGCCCAGCCTGTGCGCCGGCTGGCGGGTCCGCGACGTGGTCGCCCACCTGGTGTGGCTGGCCGAGGCCAGCCGGCCCTCGGTCGTGCGCGACGTGGCCCGCGAGCTGCGCCCGCCGGAGACGGCCATCGCCCGGGTCGCCCGCCGGCTGGGCGACGAGGAGCCACGTGCCCTCGTGGCCCGCCTCCGTGCCGCCGCCGACGGGCGCTTCGTCGTGCCCGGCCTGCCGCCCGCCTACGCCCTGGGCGAGGTGCTGGCCCACGGCTCCGACGCCCTCCGGGGCGCCGGGGCACCCACCCGCCCGGCCGACGAGCGCACCCGCGTCGCGGCCGAGGCCTACCGCCGGACGGGTCTGGTCTTCGGCGTGCGCCGAGCGGGGCGGGCCCGGCTCACCGCCAGCGACGCCGGCTGGTCGGTGGGCCCCGAGGACGGGCCTGCGGCCTCGGGGCCCGGCGAGGCCGTGCTCCTGGCCCTGGCCGGCCGCCCGGAGGGCACCGCCGAGCTCGACGGCCCCGGCACCGAGCTCCTCGCCCCCTGACGAGAGGGGCGAGGCCACGGCCCGCCCAGCCCCGGCGGCCCGTCACCCCAGGACGTGGTCGGTCACGGTCCGGGCGGGGCGGCCCCCTCGGGTCAGCTCACGGGGCCGCCGGAGATCGGCGGACCGTCGGGCCCGGGTCGGTCCCTTCGCCGACGCAGCACCAGCCGCGCCACCACCACGACAGGGATGGCGAGCACCGCGTAGAGGGCGGCGACCAGGGCGACCGGCCGCAGCCAGCCGACGTCCTCGGTGCGGCCGTCGGCGCTCACGCACTGCATGGTGAACCTGATGCTGGTGCTGCCCCGGGGGCTCTCGATGGTGGCGCCGGTGTCGTACTCCTCGTACAGGACGAAGGCGTCGGGCCGGGCGTCGTCGCAGAGGACGTGTCGGGTGACCGTCGCCTGGCCGGGCCAGACGGTCGTCGACAGGACCACCAGCACGACCAGGGCCACGAGCCCCGGCAGGAGCAGACCCGGGAGCGTCCGCCACCCGTGCCGGGGAGGCCGGCGGTCGCTCACGGATCCTCCACGCCGACGAGGTCACCGTCACGGGTGAAGACCACCTGGCGGCGGTCGGCCCCGGCGCGGACGGCCACCACGATGCGCACGCCGTCCCCCCGGTCGGCGACGAGGATCCCCGACACCGAGCCGCCGTCGAGGGCTGCGGCCACCACCGCCTCCTCGCCCAGCTGGTCGGTGCGGTCGAGGGCGGGCACGTCGTCCGTGGTGAAGGTCCGGCCGCCGAGGTCGGCGGCGGCCTCGGCGGGCACCGAGCCGGGGCCGGTCAGCTCGGTGCCGTCCCAGCGCCAGGACTCGACCTGGGTGGCGTCCTCGGCGACGGGCACCCAGTAGGTGACCAGCGGCAGGTCGAAGGTGATCCGGGCGACGCGGACCTCGGGGGTGCCCAGCTCGGACGCCAGCTCGGCGGCACCGTCGAGGGCCCGGCTCGACGGGATGTCGGCCCGCCGGGACTGCAGCTCGGCCTCGAGCTCCTCGGCGTCGAGGGCGCCGACGCAGCCGGTGAGGGCGAGCACGAGGGCCAGGGCGATCACCGACATCGCTGTCGGCTGGTGCCCCCGCCGGCGGGACCAGGTCGTCGTCACCTCCTCAAGGTACGGCACCCGTCCCCGTGGGCGACCGCCCGGCGGCCACGGGGACGCCGCCGCCGGGTCGACCGATCGGCTCCTGCCCCCGCAGGCGGGCCGACGGAGCCCTGGACCCCTCCGGTCGACCGGCGACCTAGCGTCGGGCGGCCGTGGACACCCTCGAGACCCCGTGGGGTCCCCTCGCCCTGGCCCGCCACCCCGAGCGGCCCGACGACCCCCTCCGGGCCTTCGACGCCGGCGACGCCCTCGCCCTGGCCCACCTGCACGACGAGGGCGTCGACCGGGCCGGTCAGGTCGTGGTCCTGGCCGACACGTGGGGTGCGCTGGGCGCGGCCCTGGCCCTGCGGGGCACGGGGGGTCCGGTGCCGGTGGTGGTCACCGACTCCCACCGCACCCGCCGGGCGGTGGCGGCCAACCTGGCCCGCAACGACCTCCCCGCCGACGCCGTGGAGGTCCGCTCGCCGCTCGACCCGCTCCCCGACCGCATCGACGTGTGCCTCGTGCGCCTGCCCAAGGCCACCGACCTGCTCGACCACCTGCTCCGCCAGGCCCGACCCGGCCTGCACGCGGGCACGGTGGTGGTCGGCGCGGCCATGGCCCGCCACGTCCACCGCTCGGGCCTCGAGCGCTTCGAGGCCCTGGTGGGACCGACCCGCACGTCGCGCGCGGTCCGTAAGGCCCGGCTGGTGCTCCCGGCCGTGGACCCCGACCTCGAGCCCGGCCCCGACCCCCGGCCCCGCACGACGGCGCTCGGACCCGACGGGGAGGAGGTGGTGGAGCACGCCGGGGTGTTCTCGGCCGGGCGCCTCGACGCCGGGACGCGCCTGCTGCTGGCCTACCTGCCCGAGCCGGGCGCCCATCGCGACGTGGTCGACCTCGGGTGCGGCAACGGCATCGTGGGGCTGGTGGCCGCCCGGCGCGACCCGGCGGCCCGCATCACCGCCGTCGACGACTCGACCCTCGCCGCGGCCTCCGCGGCCGCCACCCTCGAGCGGGGCCTGGCAGCCGGGCGCACCGTCCGCGCCGTGGTCGGCGACGGCCTGCGCGACCTGGCCGAGGGCCCGCCGCTGGAGGAGGCGTCGGTCGACCTGGTCCTGGTGAACCCGCCGTTCCACCGCGACCACGGCGTGGGCGACGCCACCGCCTGGCAGATGTTCACCGAGGCCCGCCACGTGCTGCGCCCCGGGGGCGAGCTGCGGGTCGTGGGCAACCGCCACCTGGCCCACCACGCCAAGCTGTCCCGCCTCTTCGGCGCCAGCGAGGTGCTCTCGTCGGATCCGCGCTACGTGGTGGTCCGGGCCGAGCGCCGGTGAGCCGCGGGCCCGGACGCCGGGTCAGACCTCGACGCCGTCGACCTCGGTGGTGACGCCGTCGGCGAGGAAGCACAGGTGGCCTGCGGCCGGGACGGTGGCGAGGAACGGCTCCTCGTAGCTCCACGCCACGTCGGCGGCCGAGCCGTCGGCCATCGACCAGTAGGTGGCCCACCCCTTGTAGGGGCAGTGGGTGCGGGTGGTCGACGCGGTGAGCAGGTCGGTGCGCACGTCGTCGACGGGGAGGTAGAAGCGGTTCGGGAGGCCGGTCTCGGACACGACGACGGGGCGGTGCGACTCGGCCACCACCTGCCCGCCGAGCGACACCCGCACGGCCCGGCTGCTGCGACGGGCGTCGACGCGGTGGTAGGGGTCGCGCAGGTGGCCCTCGACGTGCTCGTCCTCGTCGAACCAGGTGTCCATGGCCTCGAAGGGCAGGGCCTGGAGGCCCTGCAGCCAGGGCGCGGCGTCGAGCGGGTGCGGGTAGGCCCAGACCGCGTCGGTGGCGGTCCGGTCGCCCACCACCACCGACCAGTAGGAGGCGTCGCCCTTGAACGGGCAGTGGGTCGACGTGTCGGTGGCCACGAGCAGGTCCTGGCGGACGTCGTCCTCGGGCACGTAGAGGACCGGCAGCAGGTTGCTCTCGTGCAGCAGCCGGCCGCGGGTGGTGTCGAGCACCACCTCGCCGCCGAAGGTGGCGCGCACGCGACGGGGGAAGTCGGTGAGCAGCAGGCGGTGGGCGGGACCGTCGATGGCGTAGTTCGTGGTCTCCCGGGGCCGGGTGCCGAGGGGGGCGTCGCCGATGGTCAGGGTCATGGGGTCACCTCACGTGGACGGGCATCGTGCGCCTCGGGGTCAACCGAGTCCACCCCCGAGGTGTTCCGCCGGGCGCCGCCGCGGCGGCCGCCCTGGGGCTAGAGGCCGAGGCCGGGGACGGCGCCGGTGTCGAGCGGGCTGGGGCCCACGGTGCGGAGGCGGTGCCACCCGGCCGCCGCGACCATCGCTGCGTTGTCGGTGCACATGGCGGGCGACGGCAGCGAGACCCGGAGCCCGGCCCGCCCCCCCGCCGCGGTGATCTGGCTGCGGAGCTGGGAGTTGGCGGCCACGCCGCCGCCGAGGCAGATGCCCCGGGCCCCCACCTGGGCCGCGGCCCGCAGGGCCTTGGCCTCGAGCACGTCGACCACCGCGGCCTGGAAGGAGGCGGCCACGTCGTCGGTGGTCACCTCGGGGTGGCGGCGGCAGTGGTTGATGACCGCCGTCTTCAGCCCGGAGAAGGAGAGCTCGAGGCCGTCGTCGAGCATGGCGCGCGGCAGGGGGACGGCGGTGGGGTCGCCACGCCGGGCGGCGACGTCGATGGCCGGACCCCCGGGGTAGCCCAGGCCGAGGAACCGGGCGACCTTGTCGAAGGCCTCGCCGGCGGCGTCGTCGAGGGTGCCGCCCAGCACCTCGTAGGAGCCGGGGGCGTCCATGGCCACCAGCAGGGTGTGGCCGCCGGAGACGAGCAGCACCACCACGGGCAGCTCGACGTCGGGGTCGTCGAGCAGGGCGGCGTGGAGGTGGGCCTCGAGGTGGTTGACGGCCACGAAGGGCACGTCCCACACCAGGGCCAGGGCCTTGGCCGTGGCCACGCCGACCAGCAGGGCACCGACCAGGCCGGGGCCGTAGGTCGCGGCCACCGCACCCACCTCCCGGTCGGCCACCCCGCTCTCGACCAGGGCCTCGGCCACCACCGGGGTGAGCAGGTCGACGTGGGCCCGGCTGGCGATCTCGGGGACGACGCCGCCGTAGCGCGCGTGCACGTCGACCTGGCTGGACACCACCGACGACAGCACCCGGGACCCGCCGACCACGACGGCCGCCGCGGTCTCGTCGCAGGAGGTCTCGATGCCGAGCACGGCCATGTCGGAGGGGACGGTGGCCCCCTCGGCGGGGGCGAGCTCGGTGGCGCTCACGGGCGCTCCTCGGGGG
Above is a window of Iamia majanohamensis DNA encoding:
- the groES gene encoding co-chaperone GroES: MSLSPLDDRIVVRPGDAEETTASGLVIPDTAKEKPQQGEVIAVGPGRRAENSGELIPLDIATGDTVVYSKYGGTEITVDGEDVLILNARDVLAKIVK
- a CDS encoding DUF427 domain-containing protein, whose product is MTLTIGDAPLGTRPRETTNYAIDGPAHRLLLTDFPRRVRATFGGEVVLDTTRGRLLHESNLLPVLYVPEDDVRQDLLVATDTSTHCPFKGDASYWSVVVGDRTATDAVWAYPHPLDAAPWLQGLQALPFEAMDTWFDEDEHVEGHLRDPYHRVDARRSSRAVRVSLGGQVVAESHRPVVVSETGLPNRFYLPVDDVRTDLLTASTTRTHCPYKGWATYWSMADGSAADVAWSYEEPFLATVPAAGHLCFLADGVTTEVDGVEV
- the tsaD gene encoding tRNA (adenosine(37)-N6)-threonylcarbamoyltransferase complex transferase subunit TsaD, which encodes MSATELAPAEGATVPSDMAVLGIETSCDETAAAVVVGGSRVLSSVVSSQVDVHARYGGVVPEIASRAHVDLLTPVVAEALVESGVADREVGAVAATYGPGLVGALLVGVATAKALALVWDVPFVAVNHLEAHLHAALLDDPDVELPVVVLLVSGGHTLLVAMDAPGSYEVLGGTLDDAAGEAFDKVARFLGLGYPGGPAIDVAARRGDPTAVPLPRAMLDDGLELSFSGLKTAVINHCRRHPEVTTDDVAASFQAAVVDVLEAKALRAAAQVGARGICLGGGVAANSQLRSQITAAGGRAGLRVSLPSPAMCTDNAAMVAAAGWHRLRTVGPSPLDTGAVPGLGL
- a CDS encoding maleylpyruvate isomerase family mycothiol-dependent enzyme; translated protein: MPTDPPTDTVWSWVAEERVALASRLDALDADAWEQPSLCAGWRVRDVVAHLVWLAEASRPSVVRDVARELRPPETAIARVARRLGDEEPRALVARLRAAADGRFVVPGLPPAYALGEVLAHGSDALRGAGAPTRPADERTRVAAEAYRRTGLVFGVRRAGRARLTASDAGWSVGPEDGPAASGPGEAVLLALAGRPEGTAELDGPGTELLAP
- a CDS encoding methyltransferase — its product is MDTLETPWGPLALARHPERPDDPLRAFDAGDALALAHLHDEGVDRAGQVVVLADTWGALGAALALRGTGGPVPVVVTDSHRTRRAVAANLARNDLPADAVEVRSPLDPLPDRIDVCLVRLPKATDLLDHLLRQARPGLHAGTVVVGAAMARHVHRSGLERFEALVGPTRTSRAVRKARLVLPAVDPDLEPGPDPRPRTTALGPDGEEVVEHAGVFSAGRLDAGTRLLLAYLPEPGAHRDVVDLGCGNGIVGLVAARRDPAARITAVDDSTLAAASAAATLERGLAAGRTVRAVVGDGLRDLAEGPPLEEASVDLVLVNPPFHRDHGVGDATAWQMFTEARHVLRPGGELRVVGNRHLAHHAKLSRLFGASEVLSSDPRYVVVRAERR
- the groL gene encoding chaperonin GroEL (60 kDa chaperone family; promotes refolding of misfolded polypeptides especially under stressful conditions; forms two stacked rings of heptamers to form a barrel-shaped 14mer; ends can be capped by GroES; misfolded proteins enter the barrel where they are refolded when GroES binds), producing the protein MPKTLKFDDEARRGLEAGVNKLADAVKVTLGPRGRNVVLEKKFGAPTITNDGVSIAREVELEDPYENMGAQLVKEVATKTNDVAGDGTTTATVLAQALVKEGLRNVAAGANPMALKRGIEKAVQAAVEAIADLSRDIDDRSEIAQVATISANNDSAIGEVLADAIDKVGKDGVVTVEESNTFGMDLDFTEGMQFDKGFLSPYFVTDAERQEAVLEDAYVLFVEGKISSVQDLLPVLEKVMQAGKQLLIVAEDVEGEALATLVVNKIRGTFSSVSVKAPGFGERRKAMLADMAVLTGGQVISETVGLKLDNVTLDLLGRARKVVVTKDDTTIVEGAGSEDDVKGRIAQIRREIDDTDSDWDREKLQERLAKLAGGVAVVKVGAATEVELKEKKHRIEDALSATRAAIEEGVVPGGGTALLRVRDRVADVTEKLEGDEATGARSVHTALAAPARLIADNAGFEGAVIVREVEGKKGAEGFNAATGDFEDLLKAGVLDPAKVTRAALQNAGSIAGLLLTTEAIVADKPEPEPAMPPGGGGGMGGMGGMGMM
- a CDS encoding nuclear transport factor 2 family protein — its product is MAAHPPPPSDAALAEAVDHVGVTRLQHAYADAINRRDWATVTGLFLPGAPIRLDLVDRGPFDLDGAEGLVAFIEPAMARFAHFSFAILSSHVELWPDGDTDAATARLAMCELRTDVDGEESRAFGLYRDRYARTPDGWRFAARRYQTLARSPGGTAFPYPTDA